The genomic window ATACCTGAGCTTCATGTCACTCGTCACGCTGTTCTTGTACATGGTCGCCGAGCTGTCCGCCATCGGGCAGGTTATCAGCACACTGACGACCATGAACCCTCTGCCCGTCATGATTGTGCAGTGCATCGTGACGACGGCCTACACATCCATGGGCGGCTTCAAGATCTCATTTTTGACCGACAACGTCCAAGGCGCAATGGTCCTCGGCCTGATACTTATTGCAACCATTGCTATTGGCGTCGAGACCCGTATCGACCTTGCCCTGATCGATTCATCCGGGCTGACGAAGCCCACCTTGCTCGGCTGGCAGCTCCTCTACATTCTCCCCGTAGCCATCTTGACCAACGACTTTTTCCTGTCCAGCTTTTGGCTGCGTACTTTCGCCTCGAAGACCGACAAGGACTTGTGGATTGGCATCAGTCTGGCTACCGGCGCCATCCTCTGCATCCTCACTCTTGTTGGCGTCACGGGACTGGTAGCCGTCTGGTCAGGAGCATGGCCCGGCCCTGATAACGCAGACGGCTCCGTCGCCTTCTTCATGCTGCTTCAGCAGCTGCCCAACTGGGTCGTCGGCATGGTGCTGCTCATGGCTGTGACGCTCAGCACGGCCGCCTTTGACAGCCTGCAGAGCGCCATGGTGTCTTCGGCTTCCAACGACCTGTTCCGCAACCGTCTGGGCGTGTGGCCGATCCGGGCCGCCGTCGTGCTCGTCATGATTCCCGTCATCGTAATCGCCCTGCGTGCGCCCAGCATCCTCCAGATATACCTCATCTCGGACCTCGTCTCGGCCTCAACCATCCCCGTCCTGGTTCTGGGCCTCTCGGACCACTATTTTTACTGGTGGCGCGGCTTTGACGTCGTCTGCGGCGGGCTCGGAGGCATCTTGTCCGTCTTCATCTTCGGCACCGCGTACTACGGCAGCGCACAGGCTGGCGGCGAGCTCATCCTGCTGCAGCAGGGCCTGTACACGGGCGACTGGGGCGTGTTTGGTGCATTTGTGGCCGCCCCGGCCGGAGGCCTCATCTTTGCCTTCCTTGCCATGCTGGGCCGCGTCGGCTTCCTCTTCGTCAGAGCCAAAATGATAGGAGCTCCGTTCACCGCCTTCGACCGGCCTATGGCAGAGGTGGCGCTGCCGGCCCGAGCCGAGCCTGAGTATGAAGATGGAGAATTGCGCGAGGAGGACTCCATCACGGAGCAGGAGCCGGGGATCAGTGGCAAAGTCGGCAAGTTCTTCTATTGACCAAgcgagcaagcaagcaacttTCTGCACCGTGACAAGTGTCTCGAGTCTTGCCCGTGCAGAGGACGGTAGAGGTCAGAACAAAAGCTCCGAGTGGTTAATAGACCAAGGATTGGGTGGTGAACGTATGTCAATAAGCAGATGCGGGTTAATGCTTATGTCGGCTGGGCGTGAAGGAGATGATCTGAGCCTGGTGGCATTTAACATGTTTGTCTAAAGCCCATTGTCAACCAGACGACACGAGCAGGTAGGCAGCTGGGTCGGACATGAAAGGAAGGATCACGCGCTCGCACGCTCAACAATTTGTGGTGAATACGAAGCCGCCAAGTATATGTCCGTCTCAGCGGTCTagcctttcttttcttctcgacACTTTTTGATTAGACATAGGCGGTATCATAAAAATACAAAGAGATCGGTTTGCGGGTATCTGTATATTTTTGAAACTTTGTCCAAAGTGAAATAGTACATGGATTTTGTGTTATTAGATGGTGATTCTCTTGTCTATCATTCAAGCTGAGATGTGTAGCAGAGTTGATGAGGAAGTAACCACCTCCCTTTGATATCGACAGCCAGTCGGGTTTCCATATAATACACTTTAAGTAGGTAAGGTTATACATACATGAGCAAAGACCCAGGCAGGCAGGGGCTTTTTTTGTAGCTGGTTGACTGACTGGGCCAAACGCACGGAAGGGCAAACAGACCGTCCCATTATCATTGGGCCCCTCCTTGTTTCGCCAAAATCTCCAGGCCGCGCTTTTCTGCCTGCCAGCCCTCATAGGTGGCTTCGTCGGCGTAGCCAAATACTTTCCAGTCGCCGGGGGTCGGGGCATTCGAGTCGAGTTCGCGCAACATGATGAGGTGCTCGGTCACGTCGAGCTCCTTGGGCTGGCCAGTGATCTCACCGGTCTTGTCGAACTGGGTGAGCCTTTGCCGGCTGCGGATGGTTACGACGGCCTGGTGAGCTGTCGCCCTGGTACCGTCCCTTCGCGGTATTTCCATGAGCTTATGGTCGGCGATCCGCGGGTACATCAAAGTGCCGGTATAGGTGATAAGCTCCCACTGCCTACGTATGCCTGCCGGCCGCTGCAAGACTTTGGCGGACAGCGTTTGGTACAGGTTCGGCATACACACCCTCCTCAGAGTATCGAGGTCACCGGCCGCAAAGGCCTCGGAGAGCGAGCGGTGCAGCTCCTTGGCAGTCGGCACGATCTTGCCACGCTGGATCTGGAGGCGCCCGCTGGCGAGCACGGATGGCTTAGAGGCGATGTACGAGGACACGATGCGGAAGGCGTCTAACGGCTTGACCTTGAGACGGTCCAATTGCAACTTTAGGCCGTCCCTGGGGCTTTGGAAAATCGATCGAAAAACGGGAGGTGCTATCAAAGTTCCTGTTGGCGACGCGCAATGCGGTTGGTTAGTTTTTGGGCTTCACACACGTACGGGCTTTCGGAGGCAATGTCTCGATTGGCACAATGTGGAAGGCCGACCCCAGGGGCCAGTCGAGAAAAGCGGGCGCGTTCGTACCAGGAAGCATGAAAGAACCGACTATCGATCTGTCCATCATCTGAGCGCTGTTCCCTTGCTGAGCGGCGGCGCGTGCGGTCCGAGAGTTGGCCGTCTTTTGGGCAAACTGCCTCGCCGCCTTCCGGGAGGCGTTGCCGGATGCAGACATTGTTGCGTGCCGCAGTAAATGAGACAGACGTCTGGAGTATTCGAACGGATAGCTAATGGAGACAGCTGCCTAGCCAAGCTACTGTAATATGTGATTTGCTCCCTAGATTCCTTAGAGCTGCCTCCAAGGACACCGGATAGCCCAGCCCAAGTCTTTCGCTTTTTTTCTGCCGAGTGTCGGCGCTGCCTTGCCGCCCAACCAACAACACCTCCTCGGCGCGATCCCGTCCGGGATATTCAAAGAACTCTGGCACGCGATTTCGAGTGCCACAATGTTGAGGGTTAGGATCTGCACTGGTGCTCGTCTTTTAGTGCGCAAAAAGACTGAAAGATTCAGTCCTACGTGAGTTATGCTGAGGAATCAAGAAAAACTCTTATCGGGCTGGCGATAAGAAGATATCCTAGCTTCAGCAGGGGAAGACGGACAGCTGTACCTTACATGGGGCAGCACTGGGTTCTTCAGTGCCTATCTGGTGGTACCTACTGTACTAACTACTAAGTAAACGAATCGCCCCACTGCCTTACGTAGCAGGACCCTCCAAACCTGGTAGGTTTTGTGACGGTCGGTCCTCAGGAGCCATCATGTGTACAACCTTCCTGGGGTTAAAggtcaggtacctacctaacacCTTACAACCAACCATGATGGATGGGCAAGTTGCTTTCCTTGGGCTCCAAGTCGAAAAGATACCGCACAATACAGCATTGTGCTAGCCTGtacttgaaaaaaaaatctcgaCTCAATTGAATTTGTATTACCTCTTTGCTTTCAAAAGCCACCACAAATTCCACTCCCACATATTCACTTGTCGGAATCGACATACAAATAAGGCTTCTCGACCTCAACCTTTCAGCCCACTCTCGCTCCAACCCAAGCCTGTTCACGTAAACGCACGCCAGCCAGACGTCCCAGTCGTCGGACGACAAAATCTACCGGGGCGGCTCAGGCACCCACGCATAAAACAACACTCACAAGGGAGGGGAAGGGAGCCCAAGAGaggcaagcaaaaaaagacttgAACCCGCACGCGCGCGCACCTATGCCGGTGCAGCAGCGGCCTATCGGCACCACCAAACGCCATCATGGCACGACCGTATACAGAAATAAGGCCATAACCGGCATGGCCGGCAGCAAAGCGGCAGCCTCGCACCTTCCGCCCTCGCCCGTAACCGACATCAACGGCTGTCCCGTCGCCGGCCCCTCGCTCATGCATCCTCGTATCGCCGTCCTCCTCGGCGTGCCTGCACCCTGGCACTCCCCGCTCTTCGCCTGTCGGCTCCTCTCCATCGCCCCAGCCGTGTGGTTCGCCATCCCGCCCGTGTTGCGTCTCTTGCTGAGGTTGCAGGATGCCTTGTACGTCGGCCTGCAGCACCGGAGCCGCGGCGAGGGGGAAATGAGACGATATTCTGGTCAGGTGGAGGTCTTGCTGGCCATTATATGGGTGCGTAGTACTTTTtgattacctacctagcacACCCACGAGACTGGAACTGGATGCGGTTCTTTTTGAAACTAATATTTGGGGAGTATTGTGGATTTATATTCTTGACTAACTTGCTAACCACCGCCATGGTTCCCGACTAAACAGTGCGGCGCATCTGGCTATTTGTCCTTCTTTTTTACTGATTGTCTCATGTCTCGCTGGTTAGTTTATGCTCCTGTCTCCCCCTTCCCTTCCGTTGCATGCATGATACTTTTGTTAAACTCCCTGAATAACTTCTCAACTAAAATGTTCCCAAAAACTCCCACCAAAACCAGGCTTTTGAATTATACACCGCAGGCTACTATAGTCCGCTTGCTAGCAGTAAATGCTTTGAATGGGTACTTGACTTCTTGGGTACTCTACTTGGCAGGATCTTCACAAGATGATCGCTTGTTACTTCCAGCCTGGATAGCTATAGCAACCATCTTGACCGCCATTTACCACACAACACAACGCAAGATCAACATTCGCAAAGAGACCAACATATCCATCAGCGTTTTCTCTATCGCCAGTTTCGCGAGCATGCTTTGCTTGTTGGCTCAACTGCATTCGGACAGGGCTCAAAGCTATCCGGCGGTTCCTGCCATAACCTTCATGAGACAGGCAAGATCCATCATCGAAAGGATAATCGATATGGAAGGGCGTTTGCGAGAGGGTTACGGGTAGCACACAGCATCAAGCATTTACATCAAGAATCAAGACACTAAAGACATTGTGATGGAGAATACTGCATTACTGCTTAAAAAGGCATGACGGAGATACTGGTGGCGGAGCATGAATGCCCGATCAATCATCAACGTATGAAACCAACCAGGCATCCTTCCAGACCAGGTGATAACCACATGCCAAAACTCCATCCTAATGATATCTCACTGCACTCATCATTAAAACTCGTTGAATCCTGCACGCTGTGTCGATCCCCAACCGACAAAAAGAGTCGAGAGCTAGCAGGCGACGCGGCCATGTACCATTGCATACCAAAATGTATTTGGAAGCAACGTTATGGTGCGAGCCCCTAGCATACAGATCTGGGGAGGTCGACGGGCGCAACCGATACGACGGTGCTAGAAACCGTGGATCTTGATGGTCTTAGGATCCATCTCGAGCCCCTGCTTCTTGTCGATGAGGAAATCGTGCATGGCCTTGCGTTGATCACCCTGAAGCTGGATGACATCGCCCATCTCGGAGTCGGTCACGATGGTGCCATTGCAAGCTGAAGATGGTAGATAAGAGGGTCAGCTATGTTATCATTGTAAAGAACAGTAAAACCATAAGATCATGAACAGAGCTAACTCAT from Pyricularia oryzae 70-15 chromosome 4, whole genome shotgun sequence includes these protein-coding regions:
- a CDS encoding urea transporter; the protein is MEPSSFPLALNFIASEMQPLVALSLWGRGAMGPIGSGILFSYPQLATITGVQGVVVYALSSALPLLIFAALGPKIRNKCPEGFVLTEWTRERYGKVTALYLSFMSLVTLFLYMVAELSAIGQVISTLTTMNPLPVMIVQCIVTTAYTSMGGFKISFLTDNVQGAMVLGLILIATIAIGVETRIDLALIDSSGLTKPTLLGWQLLYILPVAILTNDFFLSSFWLRTFASKTDKDLWIGISLATGAILCILTLVGVTGLVAVWSGAWPGPDNADGSVAFFMLLQQLPNWVVGMVLLMAVTLSTAAFDSLQSAMVSSASNDLFRNRLGVWPIRAAVVLVMIPVIVIALRAPSILQIYLISDLVSASTIPVLVLGLSDHYFYWWRGFDVVCGGLGGILSVFIFGTAYYGSAQAGGELILLQQGLYTGDWGVFGAFVAAPAGGLIFAFLAMLGRVGFLFVRAKMIGAPFTAFDRPMAEVALPARAEPEYEDGELREEDSITEQEPGISGKVGKFFY